The Doryrhamphus excisus isolate RoL2022-K1 chromosome 1, RoL_Dexc_1.0, whole genome shotgun sequence genome includes a window with the following:
- the micu3a gene encoding calcium uptake protein 3, mitochondrial isoform X2, producing the protein MAAFRRVASLASKLHLCSVSRNEFAGRQNGSRTRRCLTFGLCLATGGAVALYFYEDVTNHRCWKRMVTPSAHGFLPFIPAVEAKEKAHPMDFEDGDVHMSSHEHRFRLFSSVEYEGQLYMTPQNFIESVTMSEPRNKRPWRSLTKQELEKILSDTPPVWRGSSKLFRNLRERGIISYTEYLFLLCILTKPHAGFKIAFNMFDADGNQMVDKREFLVLQEIFRKKNEKKGRKGDAEKSAQLVLKKDSQEFVARSYWDVLRRGASQILFSDLAERTDENITIDTTLLVHFFGKKGKAELTFDDFYRFMDNLQTEVLEIEFLTYSKGMTTISEEDFAKILLRFTNVENIGAYLENVRHSIPDEKGITFDEFRSFFQFLNNLEDFAIAMQMYNFASRSIGQDEFARAVYVATGLKLTRHLVNTIFKIFDVDHDDQLSYKEFIGIMKDRLHRGARGYKAMERATSFKSCLKRELASR; encoded by the exons ATGGCCGCCTTCCGTAGGGTGGCATCGTTGGCCAGTAAACTTCATCTGTGTTCGGTGTCGAGAAACGAATTCGCCGGTCGTCAGAATGGGTCAAGGACACGGAGGTGTCTCACTTTCGGGTTGTGTCttgcgacgggaggggccgtgGCACTTTACTTCTACGAGGATGTGACAAACCACAGATGCTGGAAGAGAATGGTGACCCCCAGCGCCCACGGGTTCCTACCTTTTATCCCGGCTGTCGAAGCCAAGGAGAAG GCACATCCGATGGACTTTGAGGATGGAGATGTTCACATGTCGTCCCACGAGCATCGCTTTCGTTTGTTTAGCTCTGTGGAGTATGAAGGGCAACTGTACATGACTCCTCAGAATTTCATCGAGTCTGTCACCATGAGTGAGCCAAGGA ACAAGAGGCCCTGGAGGTCCCTGACCAAACAG GAGCTGGAAAAAATCCTGTCAGACACACCCCCTGTATGGAGAGGATCGTCCAAATTGTTCCGCAACTTGAGAGAACGAG GTATCATCTCATACACCGAGTACCTGTTCCTGCTCTGCATTTTAACCA AGCCCCATGCTGGCTTTAAGATTGCATTCAATATGTTTGATGCAGACGGCAACCAGATGGTGGACAAGAGGGAGTTTTTGGTG CTTCAGGAGATCTTCcggaagaaaaatgaaaagaaaggaaggaagggggaTGCTGAGAAGTCTGCACAGTTG GTGCTTAAAAAAGACAGTCAAGAGTTTGTGGCGCGGAGTTACTGGGACGTTCTGAGGCGAGGCGCCAGCCAAATCCTATTTTCTGACCTGGCAGAG CGTACAGATGAGAATATAACCATTGACACCACACTGCTGGTCCACTTCTTcgggaaaaaaggaaaagctGAGCTAACTTTTGATGACTTTTACAG GTTCATGGATAATCTCCAGACTGAAGTGTTGGAGATTGAATTTTTGACCTACTCAAAAGGGATGACCACTATCAGTGAAGAAGACTTTGCCAAGATCCTCTTGCGCTTTACCAATGTGGAGAATATCGGCGCTTACCTGGAAAACGTCAGACACAGCATACCTGATGAAAAG GGAATCACATTCGATGAGTTCCGATCCTTCTTCCAGTTTCTCAACAACCTCGAGGACTTTGCCATCGCCATGCAGATGTACAATTTTGCTTCTCGCTCAATCGGACAAG ATGAGTTTGCAAGGGCGGTGTATGTAGCCACGGGTCTAAAGCTGACACGTCACTTGGTCAACACTATCTTCAAGATCTTTGACGTCGATCACGATGACCAGTTGTCTTACAAGGAGTTCATTGGCATCATGAAGGACCGGCTGCACAGAGGAGCCAGG GGATATAAAGCGATGGAGCGAGCCACCTCCTTTAAATCCTGCCTAAAAAGGGAGCTGGCGAGCAGATAG
- the micu3a gene encoding calcium uptake protein 3, mitochondrial isoform X3 — MAAFRRVASLASKLHLCSVSRNEFAGRQNGSRTRRCLTFGLCLATGGAVALYFYEDVTNHRCWKRMVTPSAHGFLPFIPAVEAKEKAHPMDFEDGDVHMSSHEHRFRLFSSVEYEGQLYMTPQNFIESVTMSEPRNKRPWRSLTKQELEKILSDTPPVWRGSSKLFRNLREREPHAGFKIAFNMFDADGNQMVDKREFLVLQEIFRKKNEKKGRKGDAEKSAQLSMQLYGYQVAPMNSVLKKDSQEFVARSYWDVLRRGASQILFSDLAERTDENITIDTTLLVHFFGKKGKAELTFDDFYRFMDNLQTEVLEIEFLTYSKGMTTISEEDFAKILLRFTNVENIGAYLENVRHSIPDEKGITFDEFRSFFQFLNNLEDFAIAMQMYNFASRSIGQDEFARAVYVATGLKLTRHLVNTIFKIFDVDHDDQLSYKEFIGIMKDRLHRGARGYKAMERATSFKSCLKRELASR; from the exons ATGGCCGCCTTCCGTAGGGTGGCATCGTTGGCCAGTAAACTTCATCTGTGTTCGGTGTCGAGAAACGAATTCGCCGGTCGTCAGAATGGGTCAAGGACACGGAGGTGTCTCACTTTCGGGTTGTGTCttgcgacgggaggggccgtgGCACTTTACTTCTACGAGGATGTGACAAACCACAGATGCTGGAAGAGAATGGTGACCCCCAGCGCCCACGGGTTCCTACCTTTTATCCCGGCTGTCGAAGCCAAGGAGAAG GCACATCCGATGGACTTTGAGGATGGAGATGTTCACATGTCGTCCCACGAGCATCGCTTTCGTTTGTTTAGCTCTGTGGAGTATGAAGGGCAACTGTACATGACTCCTCAGAATTTCATCGAGTCTGTCACCATGAGTGAGCCAAGGA ACAAGAGGCCCTGGAGGTCCCTGACCAAACAG GAGCTGGAAAAAATCCTGTCAGACACACCCCCTGTATGGAGAGGATCGTCCAAATTGTTCCGCAACTTGAGAGAACGAG AGCCCCATGCTGGCTTTAAGATTGCATTCAATATGTTTGATGCAGACGGCAACCAGATGGTGGACAAGAGGGAGTTTTTGGTG CTTCAGGAGATCTTCcggaagaaaaatgaaaagaaaggaaggaagggggaTGCTGAGAAGTCTGCACAGTTG AGTATGCAGCTGTATGGATATCAGGTTGCTCCCATGAACAGC GTGCTTAAAAAAGACAGTCAAGAGTTTGTGGCGCGGAGTTACTGGGACGTTCTGAGGCGAGGCGCCAGCCAAATCCTATTTTCTGACCTGGCAGAG CGTACAGATGAGAATATAACCATTGACACCACACTGCTGGTCCACTTCTTcgggaaaaaaggaaaagctGAGCTAACTTTTGATGACTTTTACAG GTTCATGGATAATCTCCAGACTGAAGTGTTGGAGATTGAATTTTTGACCTACTCAAAAGGGATGACCACTATCAGTGAAGAAGACTTTGCCAAGATCCTCTTGCGCTTTACCAATGTGGAGAATATCGGCGCTTACCTGGAAAACGTCAGACACAGCATACCTGATGAAAAG GGAATCACATTCGATGAGTTCCGATCCTTCTTCCAGTTTCTCAACAACCTCGAGGACTTTGCCATCGCCATGCAGATGTACAATTTTGCTTCTCGCTCAATCGGACAAG ATGAGTTTGCAAGGGCGGTGTATGTAGCCACGGGTCTAAAGCTGACACGTCACTTGGTCAACACTATCTTCAAGATCTTTGACGTCGATCACGATGACCAGTTGTCTTACAAGGAGTTCATTGGCATCATGAAGGACCGGCTGCACAGAGGAGCCAGG GGATATAAAGCGATGGAGCGAGCCACCTCCTTTAAATCCTGCCTAAAAAGGGAGCTGGCGAGCAGATAG
- the micu3a gene encoding calcium uptake protein 3, mitochondrial isoform X5, producing MAAFRRVASLASKLHLCSVSRNEFAGRQNGSRTRRCLTFGLCLATGGAVALYFYEDVTNHRCWKRMVTPSAHGFLPFIPAVEAKEKAHPMDFEDGDVHMSSHEHRFRLFSSVEYEGQLYMTPQNFIESVTMSEPRNKRPWRSLTKQELEKILSDTPPVWRGSSKLFRNLRERGIISYTEYLFLLCILTKPHAGFKIAFNMFDADGNQMVDKREFLVLQEIFRKKNEKKGRKGDAEKSAQLRTDENITIDTTLLVHFFGKKGKAELTFDDFYRFMDNLQTEVLEIEFLTYSKGMTTISEEDFAKILLRFTNVENIGAYLENVRHSIPDEKGITFDEFRSFFQFLNNLEDFAIAMQMYNFASRSIGQDEFARAVYVATGLKLTRHLVNTIFKIFDVDHDDQLSYKEFIGIMKDRLHRGARGYKAMERATSFKSCLKRELASR from the exons ATGGCCGCCTTCCGTAGGGTGGCATCGTTGGCCAGTAAACTTCATCTGTGTTCGGTGTCGAGAAACGAATTCGCCGGTCGTCAGAATGGGTCAAGGACACGGAGGTGTCTCACTTTCGGGTTGTGTCttgcgacgggaggggccgtgGCACTTTACTTCTACGAGGATGTGACAAACCACAGATGCTGGAAGAGAATGGTGACCCCCAGCGCCCACGGGTTCCTACCTTTTATCCCGGCTGTCGAAGCCAAGGAGAAG GCACATCCGATGGACTTTGAGGATGGAGATGTTCACATGTCGTCCCACGAGCATCGCTTTCGTTTGTTTAGCTCTGTGGAGTATGAAGGGCAACTGTACATGACTCCTCAGAATTTCATCGAGTCTGTCACCATGAGTGAGCCAAGGA ACAAGAGGCCCTGGAGGTCCCTGACCAAACAG GAGCTGGAAAAAATCCTGTCAGACACACCCCCTGTATGGAGAGGATCGTCCAAATTGTTCCGCAACTTGAGAGAACGAG GTATCATCTCATACACCGAGTACCTGTTCCTGCTCTGCATTTTAACCA AGCCCCATGCTGGCTTTAAGATTGCATTCAATATGTTTGATGCAGACGGCAACCAGATGGTGGACAAGAGGGAGTTTTTGGTG CTTCAGGAGATCTTCcggaagaaaaatgaaaagaaaggaaggaagggggaTGCTGAGAAGTCTGCACAGTTG CGTACAGATGAGAATATAACCATTGACACCACACTGCTGGTCCACTTCTTcgggaaaaaaggaaaagctGAGCTAACTTTTGATGACTTTTACAG GTTCATGGATAATCTCCAGACTGAAGTGTTGGAGATTGAATTTTTGACCTACTCAAAAGGGATGACCACTATCAGTGAAGAAGACTTTGCCAAGATCCTCTTGCGCTTTACCAATGTGGAGAATATCGGCGCTTACCTGGAAAACGTCAGACACAGCATACCTGATGAAAAG GGAATCACATTCGATGAGTTCCGATCCTTCTTCCAGTTTCTCAACAACCTCGAGGACTTTGCCATCGCCATGCAGATGTACAATTTTGCTTCTCGCTCAATCGGACAAG ATGAGTTTGCAAGGGCGGTGTATGTAGCCACGGGTCTAAAGCTGACACGTCACTTGGTCAACACTATCTTCAAGATCTTTGACGTCGATCACGATGACCAGTTGTCTTACAAGGAGTTCATTGGCATCATGAAGGACCGGCTGCACAGAGGAGCCAGG GGATATAAAGCGATGGAGCGAGCCACCTCCTTTAAATCCTGCCTAAAAAGGGAGCTGGCGAGCAGATAG
- the micu3a gene encoding calcium uptake protein 3, mitochondrial isoform X1, which produces MAAFRRVASLASKLHLCSVSRNEFAGRQNGSRTRRCLTFGLCLATGGAVALYFYEDVTNHRCWKRMVTPSAHGFLPFIPAVEAKEKAHPMDFEDGDVHMSSHEHRFRLFSSVEYEGQLYMTPQNFIESVTMSEPRNKRPWRSLTKQELEKILSDTPPVWRGSSKLFRNLRERGIISYTEYLFLLCILTKPHAGFKIAFNMFDADGNQMVDKREFLVLQEIFRKKNEKKGRKGDAEKSAQLSMQLYGYQVAPMNSVLKKDSQEFVARSYWDVLRRGASQILFSDLAERTDENITIDTTLLVHFFGKKGKAELTFDDFYRFMDNLQTEVLEIEFLTYSKGMTTISEEDFAKILLRFTNVENIGAYLENVRHSIPDEKGITFDEFRSFFQFLNNLEDFAIAMQMYNFASRSIGQDEFARAVYVATGLKLTRHLVNTIFKIFDVDHDDQLSYKEFIGIMKDRLHRGARGYKAMERATSFKSCLKRELASR; this is translated from the exons ATGGCCGCCTTCCGTAGGGTGGCATCGTTGGCCAGTAAACTTCATCTGTGTTCGGTGTCGAGAAACGAATTCGCCGGTCGTCAGAATGGGTCAAGGACACGGAGGTGTCTCACTTTCGGGTTGTGTCttgcgacgggaggggccgtgGCACTTTACTTCTACGAGGATGTGACAAACCACAGATGCTGGAAGAGAATGGTGACCCCCAGCGCCCACGGGTTCCTACCTTTTATCCCGGCTGTCGAAGCCAAGGAGAAG GCACATCCGATGGACTTTGAGGATGGAGATGTTCACATGTCGTCCCACGAGCATCGCTTTCGTTTGTTTAGCTCTGTGGAGTATGAAGGGCAACTGTACATGACTCCTCAGAATTTCATCGAGTCTGTCACCATGAGTGAGCCAAGGA ACAAGAGGCCCTGGAGGTCCCTGACCAAACAG GAGCTGGAAAAAATCCTGTCAGACACACCCCCTGTATGGAGAGGATCGTCCAAATTGTTCCGCAACTTGAGAGAACGAG GTATCATCTCATACACCGAGTACCTGTTCCTGCTCTGCATTTTAACCA AGCCCCATGCTGGCTTTAAGATTGCATTCAATATGTTTGATGCAGACGGCAACCAGATGGTGGACAAGAGGGAGTTTTTGGTG CTTCAGGAGATCTTCcggaagaaaaatgaaaagaaaggaaggaagggggaTGCTGAGAAGTCTGCACAGTTG AGTATGCAGCTGTATGGATATCAGGTTGCTCCCATGAACAGC GTGCTTAAAAAAGACAGTCAAGAGTTTGTGGCGCGGAGTTACTGGGACGTTCTGAGGCGAGGCGCCAGCCAAATCCTATTTTCTGACCTGGCAGAG CGTACAGATGAGAATATAACCATTGACACCACACTGCTGGTCCACTTCTTcgggaaaaaaggaaaagctGAGCTAACTTTTGATGACTTTTACAG GTTCATGGATAATCTCCAGACTGAAGTGTTGGAGATTGAATTTTTGACCTACTCAAAAGGGATGACCACTATCAGTGAAGAAGACTTTGCCAAGATCCTCTTGCGCTTTACCAATGTGGAGAATATCGGCGCTTACCTGGAAAACGTCAGACACAGCATACCTGATGAAAAG GGAATCACATTCGATGAGTTCCGATCCTTCTTCCAGTTTCTCAACAACCTCGAGGACTTTGCCATCGCCATGCAGATGTACAATTTTGCTTCTCGCTCAATCGGACAAG ATGAGTTTGCAAGGGCGGTGTATGTAGCCACGGGTCTAAAGCTGACACGTCACTTGGTCAACACTATCTTCAAGATCTTTGACGTCGATCACGATGACCAGTTGTCTTACAAGGAGTTCATTGGCATCATGAAGGACCGGCTGCACAGAGGAGCCAGG GGATATAAAGCGATGGAGCGAGCCACCTCCTTTAAATCCTGCCTAAAAAGGGAGCTGGCGAGCAGATAG
- the micu3a gene encoding calcium uptake protein 3, mitochondrial isoform X4: MAAFRRVASLASKLHLCSVSRNEFAGRQNGSRTRRCLTFGLCLATGGAVALYFYEDVTNHRCWKRMVTPSAHGFLPFIPAVEAKEKAHPMDFEDGDVHMSSHEHRFRLFSSVEYEGQLYMTPQNFIESVTMSEPRNKRPWRSLTKQELEKILSDTPPVWRGSSKLFRNLRERGIISYTEYLFLLCILTKPHAGFKIAFNMFDADGNQMVDKREFLVLQEIFRKKNEKKGRKGDAEKSAQLSMQLYGYQVAPMNSRTDENITIDTTLLVHFFGKKGKAELTFDDFYRFMDNLQTEVLEIEFLTYSKGMTTISEEDFAKILLRFTNVENIGAYLENVRHSIPDEKGITFDEFRSFFQFLNNLEDFAIAMQMYNFASRSIGQDEFARAVYVATGLKLTRHLVNTIFKIFDVDHDDQLSYKEFIGIMKDRLHRGARGYKAMERATSFKSCLKRELASR, translated from the exons ATGGCCGCCTTCCGTAGGGTGGCATCGTTGGCCAGTAAACTTCATCTGTGTTCGGTGTCGAGAAACGAATTCGCCGGTCGTCAGAATGGGTCAAGGACACGGAGGTGTCTCACTTTCGGGTTGTGTCttgcgacgggaggggccgtgGCACTTTACTTCTACGAGGATGTGACAAACCACAGATGCTGGAAGAGAATGGTGACCCCCAGCGCCCACGGGTTCCTACCTTTTATCCCGGCTGTCGAAGCCAAGGAGAAG GCACATCCGATGGACTTTGAGGATGGAGATGTTCACATGTCGTCCCACGAGCATCGCTTTCGTTTGTTTAGCTCTGTGGAGTATGAAGGGCAACTGTACATGACTCCTCAGAATTTCATCGAGTCTGTCACCATGAGTGAGCCAAGGA ACAAGAGGCCCTGGAGGTCCCTGACCAAACAG GAGCTGGAAAAAATCCTGTCAGACACACCCCCTGTATGGAGAGGATCGTCCAAATTGTTCCGCAACTTGAGAGAACGAG GTATCATCTCATACACCGAGTACCTGTTCCTGCTCTGCATTTTAACCA AGCCCCATGCTGGCTTTAAGATTGCATTCAATATGTTTGATGCAGACGGCAACCAGATGGTGGACAAGAGGGAGTTTTTGGTG CTTCAGGAGATCTTCcggaagaaaaatgaaaagaaaggaaggaagggggaTGCTGAGAAGTCTGCACAGTTG AGTATGCAGCTGTATGGATATCAGGTTGCTCCCATGAACAGC CGTACAGATGAGAATATAACCATTGACACCACACTGCTGGTCCACTTCTTcgggaaaaaaggaaaagctGAGCTAACTTTTGATGACTTTTACAG GTTCATGGATAATCTCCAGACTGAAGTGTTGGAGATTGAATTTTTGACCTACTCAAAAGGGATGACCACTATCAGTGAAGAAGACTTTGCCAAGATCCTCTTGCGCTTTACCAATGTGGAGAATATCGGCGCTTACCTGGAAAACGTCAGACACAGCATACCTGATGAAAAG GGAATCACATTCGATGAGTTCCGATCCTTCTTCCAGTTTCTCAACAACCTCGAGGACTTTGCCATCGCCATGCAGATGTACAATTTTGCTTCTCGCTCAATCGGACAAG ATGAGTTTGCAAGGGCGGTGTATGTAGCCACGGGTCTAAAGCTGACACGTCACTTGGTCAACACTATCTTCAAGATCTTTGACGTCGATCACGATGACCAGTTGTCTTACAAGGAGTTCATTGGCATCATGAAGGACCGGCTGCACAGAGGAGCCAGG GGATATAAAGCGATGGAGCGAGCCACCTCCTTTAAATCCTGCCTAAAAAGGGAGCTGGCGAGCAGATAG